Genomic DNA from Corylus avellana chromosome ca4, CavTom2PMs-1.0:
ACATACAtgatacacacacacacacacacacatatatatatatatggaaaataaacGAAAGTAAAAGGACCTTCTCATATATTAAGGAAAATGAAAGTGTACCTTAGTACGCTCCTCTTCCATCTGTTCAAAATTGCGTCTTATGCTCTCTGGGATAGTAGGCTTTGTAACACGCACACTGATAATTTCAATACCTGGAGCATAACGTGTGCAGTCACCCTGGAGAGCATCTTTCATCTTTTCATCAATCTGCAAGAGTTAAATGCTTTGTCAATAtaacatcaaacaaataaatagataaGGATTTAATAAACTATAAAGGAAACATTTACACCACAAACATTATATAACACACAAGTGCATGGTACCATGATGTTCCACAACTATATAAAGAAGTATAATTATGGCGAGCCTCGTAATAATGCTGGCAACTCAACACCTACATATGGAGGATAAAGGATACTACTTTTAACAGCACCGGGAAGAATTCATATACTATAAAGTTAAATAAAAGTCACAACATATTGTCATCAATAGCTTTAAAGGGTATATTTTGTTTAGTAACCATACTTGATCAAACACATCAATATAGACTTGCTGAAGAGAGTGGGAACTGCAGAACTGGTTGATCTCATGATGAATCTTGTCATATATCCATGTGTTGTCATAGTGCACTCCATAGTTCAGCAGTGTATCATACACATAATCCTTACGAAGACGGTTAACAACCTGAAAAGGGCATTTTAATCAATATATAAACTCAAAACATCAAACCTAGACTGCTTGTAAAATTGTAATGTTACTAAAGAGCAATATCTCATAGCTCTACCTCTATCTTTTCAAAGTTGATCATGACACCACCTTTAGTACCACAAGGAATATCTCTCACCTGCAATTGAACACACAGGACAAAATTAGGCATTATACTGGTAGGATGAAATACTCAATCTTCATTCAAAAATCTACCTGATCCGTCTGAAGAACCACTTGAACAGGTTCATAGTGGGTTATCAATGGCATCTTTAGATGAAAACCTGAAAATTCAAAGTAAGTACGTGCGGGATTCCATAAAGTTCTAAAGAGAGCAACTACTGAATGCAAATCATAAAGAGGACCATAGTCAAACCTGGATCTGTAATCGTATTCAGAAGGGCGCCTCCTCTCCAGTATACCCCAACATGGCCCTCTGGGACTTGGTGCACAACAGACAAGCTATTCTTTAAGGTTGTTGATGATGGAATCACTACCTGCAAATTTTATAATTCCATGtcatacattttttatttatttttttgataagcaattCTATGTCATAGATTTTTGAACTCAGATAAGTGAATATAACTGCTTATTCCAGTGTATAAGATTCaacttctaaaattttaatcaaactTGCATTTCTTCAAGCAAATTACATAATCATCCCATAAAGAAAACACTAAAGCACTTctcttttttggatgaataaaagTGTAACACAAATTTTGTTCGATGGGCGCAAGACAaggacttcccaggaggtcatcCATCCTAACACTACTCTCGTCCAAACACGTTAACTACATAGTTTTGAAGATATACCTTCTGCCAATAACCAAGAAGTAAAAATTTCAAGCATAATGCTGCGATCCCAAGTGTGTACTTGGCGACATGATGTTCATCAATCATGCCCCTTGCATTCagaaatattaatatttaaatgaaaatagaCGTCAGAACCAGATATTTCAACACAAGGTTAAAAAGAACTGTTGAAGCATTTTTCGCTAGATGTTAAAACCAgatattttgaaatattaatgtCTTTTAAACCTGTCTCGCATTAATGCAAGTCCACACAGcaaataggaaaacaaaaactggAAATAATCATGAATTTCCATATGATCACATTTTTAATCCCAAAATGAAAAGtgaggattttcttttttcttttttcgaaaAATGAGGAATTAAAGTCACATATTACAGATCCTGAAATACAGTTGTGCTCTATAATGGAAGATATCGAGACAAATTAGTAATTGCAACTCAAAGCAGTTACATACTTCCCGATTGACTTGCCATGAAAGTAAGTGAAAACAACATTattttgcaaaaagaaaatcaatttaaTGCTTGATTGAATTGAGCTATAAGCTAAACAAAGATGGAAAATAAGATGATAAAGTATAATCTTCGAGAGGTTTATACCATGGTCACGATGACAATGAAGGCGAATAGGACTGTGAGAATCGCTGAGAAATCTCCGCCGCCGGCGTGGCCACCATGATGAGGAGGGGGAGGCGATGGAGATCCGGCTCTCTCTTGCTCCATAGCAGTATTTTGCACAGTCGAAGCTCTCACTCACGGACTTCCTCCTGAATTTTCTTAGCGTGGAAGATAAAAAGTGTGATCGGGAATTATAAAGGGGGAGAAGGATTTTGGTGTAGTCGAGCAGAGGATATGAATGTGTTATATAAGGGCGATGGGCCGATGGCAGACGTGTCGCGCCAAAGTCAGATCGTTCTGGGCTCCATGTTGTGATTCTTCTTTGATAGTATGCTTGGTTGCTAGGAAAAGAATATTGAGAAGAGTA
This window encodes:
- the LOC132178514 gene encoding uncharacterized protein LOC132178514, whose amino-acid sequence is MEQERAGSPSPPPPHHGGHAGGGDFSAILTVLFAFIVIVTMVVIPSSTTLKNSLSVVHQVPEGHVGVYWRGGALLNTITDPGFHLKMPLITHYEPVQVVLQTDQVRDIPCGTKGGVMINFEKIEVVNRLRKDYVYDTLLNYGVHYDNTWIYDKIHHEINQFCSSHSLQQVYIDVFDQIDEKMKDALQGDCTRYAPGIEIISVRVTKPTIPESIRRNFEQMEEERTKVLIAIERQRVVEKEAETKKKMAISEAEKNANVSKIIMEQKLTEKESTRKQQEIENQIYMAREKSLADADFYRVMKEAEANKLKLTPEFLELKFIDAIADNTKIFFGEKVPNMVLDQRLLGNFLKQVPVDLSREASKEGNFES